The following are encoded together in the Actinoplanes sp. N902-109 genome:
- a CDS encoding VOC family protein: protein MVSFIRNISFDCLDPYALAQFWSEVVGHPVHPEFVPGDAEVVIEPPGGPRLFFQAVPESKTVKNRVHVCLQPADRERDAEVDRLLALGAKVLDDHRTSDGSGWVVLSDPVGNEFCVTRSAAERES from the coding sequence ATGGTGTCCTTCATCCGGAACATTTCTTTCGACTGCCTCGATCCCTACGCCCTGGCGCAGTTCTGGAGCGAGGTGGTCGGCCACCCCGTACATCCGGAATTCGTTCCGGGTGACGCCGAGGTCGTCATCGAGCCTCCGGGCGGCCCCCGGTTGTTCTTCCAGGCCGTTCCCGAGAGCAAGACCGTCAAGAATCGCGTACACGTCTGCCTGCAGCCGGCCGACCGGGAGCGCGACGCGGAGGTCGACCGGCTCTTGGCGCTGGGCGCAAAGGTCCTGGACGACCACCGCACTTCCGACGGCAGCGGCTGGGTCGTCCTGTCCGATCCGGTGGGGAACGAATTCTGCGTCACCCGTTCGGCCGCGGAACGCGAATCCTGA
- a CDS encoding ester cyclase: MRSNEEVVRQAYRLAEGDALDGDAFRALFTEDGTFNDIPNAMTFRGDQIPLALRGLAGVFPDVHRELLDVHAVGDFVAVALRIQGTHRGAFPTPIGEIPPTGNRIDVPTADLWYLRDGKIERFDCYNSATMLLAQIGVAPDFASAIEAAAGV, encoded by the coding sequence GTGAGAAGTAACGAAGAGGTTGTGCGTCAGGCGTACCGGCTGGCGGAAGGGGACGCCCTCGACGGCGATGCTTTCCGTGCCCTGTTCACCGAGGACGGTACGTTCAACGACATTCCCAATGCGATGACCTTCCGCGGGGACCAGATCCCGCTGGCATTGCGGGGCCTTGCCGGTGTTTTCCCGGACGTGCACCGCGAGCTGCTCGACGTCCACGCGGTCGGCGATTTCGTCGCCGTCGCACTCCGCATTCAGGGAACTCATCGGGGCGCTTTCCCGACCCCGATCGGTGAGATCCCGCCGACCGGAAACCGGATCGACGTGCCGACGGCGGACCTGTGGTATCTGCGCGACGGCAAGATCGAACGGTTCGACTGCTACAACTCGGCCACCATGCTGCTGGCCCAGATCGGGGTCGCCCCCGACTTCGCGTCGGCCATCGAAGCCGCAGCCGGCGTATGA
- a CDS encoding ASCH domain-containing protein — protein MTADDLPTFEFGFPGPLRDQLVKAVLDGSKTSTTGLWQDYEIDGDPLPVTGHRLAMIDSAGRRVAVLEITEVRVVPLSEVDIDHARDEGEGDDSVASWRASHERFWHGPDYRGWLGDPDFTVNDDTLAVLKRFRVVERL, from the coding sequence ATGACTGCCGACGACCTGCCGACGTTCGAGTTCGGCTTTCCGGGTCCGTTGCGTGACCAGCTGGTGAAAGCCGTGCTGGACGGCTCCAAGACCAGCACCACCGGGCTGTGGCAGGACTACGAGATCGACGGCGACCCGCTGCCGGTGACAGGCCACCGGCTGGCCATGATCGACTCGGCCGGGCGTCGGGTTGCCGTCCTCGAGATCACCGAGGTGCGCGTCGTCCCGCTCAGCGAGGTCGACATCGACCACGCGCGCGACGAGGGCGAGGGGGACGACTCGGTCGCCTCATGGCGGGCCTCGCACGAGAGGTTCTGGCACGGCCCGGACTACCGCGGGTGGCTGGGTGACCCGGACTTCACCGTGAACGATGACACGCTCGCCGTCCTGAAACGGTTCCGGGTCGTCGAGCGACTCTGA
- a CDS encoding NAD-dependent epimerase/dehydratase family protein, with protein sequence MTFHVVVGAGPTGTATALLLAESGDDVRVVTRRGTGPEHPRIELAAADVTSGLPGLVKGAATLINCAMPPYTRWPEEAPALSDALLNAAEQTGAGYVSLGNAYGYGPVDGPLTDDLPLRPVTVKGRVRAQMYRDGLAAHEAGRLRFAEVRAADYLGVGALSTFNLFIAPQVQAGQEIVIPADPDVAHSWTYTGDVARTLVAVARSERSWGKAWHTPQTSDVSVREIVARFAAVSGKPQPTVREMSPLELHTAMADPVMVELAEMQYLFRRESVMDGSRTAAEFDLKPTPFDDVLRELAGVHGHA encoded by the coding sequence ATGACATTCCATGTTGTTGTCGGCGCCGGCCCGACCGGCACCGCTACCGCGCTCCTGCTCGCCGAGTCCGGGGACGACGTCCGGGTGGTCACGCGACGCGGCACCGGACCGGAGCACCCACGCATCGAACTCGCTGCCGCGGACGTCACCTCCGGGCTGCCCGGCCTCGTCAAGGGCGCCGCCACATTGATCAACTGCGCGATGCCGCCGTACACCCGGTGGCCGGAAGAGGCGCCCGCGTTGTCGGACGCGCTGCTGAACGCGGCCGAGCAGACCGGCGCGGGGTACGTGAGCCTGGGTAACGCCTACGGCTACGGCCCGGTCGACGGTCCGCTGACCGATGATCTGCCGCTGCGCCCGGTCACCGTCAAGGGCCGCGTACGGGCGCAGATGTACCGCGACGGCCTCGCCGCGCACGAGGCGGGCCGGTTGCGGTTCGCGGAGGTCCGGGCGGCCGACTACCTCGGCGTGGGCGCACTGTCCACGTTCAACCTGTTCATCGCCCCTCAGGTCCAGGCCGGTCAGGAGATCGTGATCCCAGCCGATCCGGACGTGGCACACAGCTGGACCTACACGGGTGACGTGGCCAGGACGCTCGTCGCGGTGGCGCGGTCCGAGCGATCCTGGGGCAAGGCCTGGCACACGCCGCAGACCTCGGACGTGTCCGTCCGCGAGATCGTGGCCCGGTTCGCCGCGGTGTCCGGCAAGCCGCAGCCAACCGTACGGGAGATGTCGCCGCTGGAGCTGCACACGGCGATGGCGGACCCGGTGATGGTCGAGTTGGCGGAGATGCAGTACCTGTTCCGTCGCGAGAGCGTCATGGACGGTTCACGCACGGCGGCCGAGTTCGATCTGAAGCCGACGCCCTTCGACGACGTGCTGCGGGAGCTGGCCGGCGTTCACGGTCACGCCTGA
- a CDS encoding AraC family transcriptional regulator: MDVLSDVLVAMRTGSPKAARTTSHAPWGVRFCQGRLAGCHVVLAGDCWVLSDYGEPLALGVGDVLFTPHGDDYALVDQLGSPIVDFEPRPSDATPLDEMHIDGTGVVTELLCAYYMFEPSRPHPLLADLPPIIHVPARVGQHPSLRSAVELLGNELLDPRPGTDAALPALIDMLLLYVLRAWLAEQPGDAAGWATALRDPAIGTALRQMHRGPEKPWTVEDLAAVAGLSRAAFAKRFTTVVGQSPLAYLTWWRMTTAARLLRESDASLREVAARCGYGSEYAFGKAFKRAYDVAPGHYRAQHPR; encoded by the coding sequence ATGGATGTGCTGAGCGACGTGCTGGTGGCCATGCGCACCGGCAGCCCGAAGGCGGCCCGCACCACCAGCCACGCCCCGTGGGGTGTGCGCTTCTGCCAGGGCAGGCTGGCGGGCTGCCATGTCGTCCTGGCGGGCGACTGCTGGGTTCTGTCCGACTACGGCGAGCCGCTCGCGCTGGGCGTCGGTGACGTCCTGTTCACCCCGCACGGCGACGACTACGCGCTGGTCGACCAGCTGGGCAGCCCGATCGTCGACTTCGAGCCGCGGCCCAGCGACGCTACGCCACTGGACGAGATGCACATCGACGGCACCGGCGTGGTCACCGAGCTGCTGTGCGCGTACTACATGTTCGAACCGTCGCGTCCGCACCCGTTGCTGGCCGACCTCCCGCCGATCATCCACGTACCGGCGCGCGTCGGGCAGCACCCCTCGTTACGCAGCGCGGTTGAGCTGCTGGGCAACGAACTGCTGGACCCGCGCCCCGGCACCGACGCGGCACTCCCGGCACTGATCGACATGCTGCTGCTGTACGTCCTGCGGGCGTGGCTGGCGGAGCAGCCCGGCGACGCGGCCGGCTGGGCCACCGCGCTGCGCGACCCCGCCATCGGGACCGCGTTGCGCCAGATGCACCGCGGCCCGGAAAAGCCGTGGACTGTCGAGGACCTCGCGGCGGTCGCGGGCCTGTCCCGCGCGGCGTTCGCCAAACGCTTCACCACGGTCGTCGGCCAGTCTCCCTTAGCGTACCTGACCTGGTGGCGGATGACGACCGCGGCCCGCCTCCTGCGCGAGTCCGACGCCTCGCTGCGCGAGGTCGCCGCCCGCTGCGGCTACGGCTCGGAGTACGCCTTCGGCAAGGCCTTCAAGCGCGCGTACGACGTGGCCCCCGGTCACTACCGCGCCCAGCACCCGCGCTGA
- a CDS encoding AraC family transcriptional regulator, translating into MTRKTYSFVRTFAAEPARELCVDRHYLLCASTGALRLEAQGQAWLLPPARAALIEAGRPIRVSIPQSVTTASVLFDTAIAAPPPAPLTVFDLSPLARALVTECGTWGESDEPLPPYAETLFAALAAVTWRLAEKPSPVVMPVGRSPELRRVLHLTEERLGDQVRFEDLADEIGLAPRSLARRFADETGMTWRAALRRMRVLRAIEELAAGDTPIITIAFTVGYASLSAFNAAFKELTGRTPTEYRASFRL; encoded by the coding sequence ATGACCCGCAAGACCTACAGCTTCGTCCGGACCTTCGCCGCGGAGCCCGCGCGCGAGCTGTGCGTGGACCGGCACTACCTGCTCTGCGCCTCCACCGGTGCGCTCCGGCTGGAGGCGCAGGGCCAGGCGTGGCTGCTCCCCCCGGCCCGCGCCGCCCTGATCGAGGCGGGCCGGCCGATCCGGGTGAGCATTCCGCAGTCGGTCACCACCGCGTCAGTGCTGTTCGACACGGCGATCGCCGCGCCCCCGCCGGCCCCGTTGACCGTGTTCGACCTCAGCCCCCTGGCGCGCGCCCTGGTGACCGAGTGCGGCACGTGGGGCGAGAGCGACGAACCACTTCCGCCGTACGCCGAAACGCTGTTCGCCGCACTCGCCGCCGTGACCTGGCGGCTCGCCGAGAAGCCGAGCCCGGTCGTCATGCCGGTGGGACGATCACCGGAACTGCGCCGGGTCCTGCACTTGACCGAGGAACGCCTGGGTGACCAGGTGCGCTTCGAGGATCTGGCAGACGAGATCGGCCTCGCGCCGCGATCGTTGGCGCGGCGCTTCGCCGACGAGACGGGCATGACCTGGCGCGCGGCCCTGCGCCGGATGCGGGTGCTGCGCGCGATCGAGGAACTCGCTGCCGGCGACACCCCGATCATCACGATCGCTTTCACGGTCGGGTACGCCTCACTGTCGGCGTTCAACGCCGCCTTCAAGGAACTGACCGGCCGTACGCCCACGGAGTACCGGGCCAGCTTCCGACTCTGA
- a CDS encoding putative quinol monooxygenase, producing MLIAIVDFSTAVQDRPVALAHLDHEADQVRAMPGNLAFRVYASRQDRTRITIVHEWNDSVSFEGYQRSDTFARFGEMVRPLMTGAPVSRRFRAELLETVA from the coding sequence GTGCTCATCGCCATCGTTGACTTCAGCACCGCTGTCCAGGACCGGCCGGTCGCCCTCGCCCACCTCGACCACGAGGCGGATCAGGTCCGGGCCATGCCCGGCAACCTCGCCTTCCGGGTGTACGCCTCCCGGCAGGATCGGACACGGATCACCATCGTGCACGAGTGGAACGACAGCGTGTCGTTCGAGGGCTACCAGCGCTCGGACACCTTCGCGCGGTTCGGTGAAATGGTTCGCCCGCTCATGACCGGTGCTCCGGTGAGCCGCCGGTTCCGTGCCGAACTGCTGGAAACGGTCGCCTGA
- a CDS encoding threonine/serine dehydratase, which produces MVQTRLDLDRIRAARGAIDPVFLDSPLYRCAALGSRLGCDLSIKLETANPVRSFKGRGTELITSRLAAQGAEAVVCASAGNLGQALGWSGRRRGLDVTVVARRLAPAVKLDRIRAFGARLELVDGDFEVAREQAVAIARRRGIRLVEDSLDVDTCEGAATIGLELISALSAGDVVLIALGGGAMATGVGSVVKSLAPGVDVVCVQPAGAPALTLSWRERRVVTTDSMDTIADGVAGRYPIPAVLGDLLEVADDAVLVREESIVAGMRALFEHAGLVVEPSAALGIAALLEDPDRFAGRHVVTIICGGNVDMAAYRRWVGV; this is translated from the coding sequence GTGGTGCAGACACGGCTTGATCTCGACCGCATTCGTGCCGCTCGCGGGGCGATCGACCCCGTCTTCCTGGACTCGCCGCTGTACCGGTGTGCGGCCCTGGGCAGCCGGCTGGGCTGCGATCTCAGCATCAAGCTGGAAACCGCGAACCCGGTACGCAGCTTCAAAGGCCGCGGTACGGAACTGATCACGAGCCGCTTGGCCGCTCAGGGCGCCGAGGCGGTGGTGTGTGCCAGCGCCGGCAATCTGGGCCAGGCCCTGGGCTGGTCGGGCCGGCGCCGGGGACTCGATGTGACGGTGGTGGCCCGGCGCTTGGCGCCGGCCGTCAAGCTCGATCGGATCCGTGCCTTCGGGGCGAGGCTGGAACTGGTCGACGGTGACTTCGAGGTGGCCCGCGAGCAGGCGGTGGCCATCGCCCGTCGACGTGGGATCCGGTTGGTCGAGGACAGTCTCGACGTGGACACCTGCGAGGGCGCGGCGACCATCGGGCTGGAGTTGATCAGTGCGCTGTCCGCAGGTGATGTCGTGTTGATCGCCTTGGGCGGCGGGGCCATGGCCACCGGCGTCGGTTCCGTGGTGAAGTCGTTGGCGCCCGGGGTCGACGTGGTCTGTGTCCAGCCGGCCGGTGCTCCCGCTCTGACGCTGTCCTGGCGTGAGCGCCGAGTCGTCACCACCGATTCGATGGACACCATCGCTGACGGCGTGGCGGGCCGGTACCCCATCCCCGCAGTCCTGGGCGACCTTCTCGAGGTGGCCGACGATGCGGTCCTCGTGCGCGAGGAGTCGATCGTTGCCGGGATGCGCGCGCTGTTCGAGCACGCCGGCCTGGTCGTCGAGCCGTCGGCGGCGCTCGGCATCGCCGCCCTCCTGGAAGACCCGGACCGCTTCGCCGGCCGTCACGTGGTCACGATCATCTGTGGTGGCAACGTCGACATGGCCGCCTACCGCCGGTGGGTCGGCGTCTGA
- a CDS encoding S8 family serine peptidase yields MATSLRALSALTLSLTLTVVGLGGPAQARAGTPLPDLGLLRDGRTPAALTGGAALHPDAAGPAHTDGQYVIRLREAPVTSYAGGVAGLAATRPAAGQELQAHSAAAEKYRAHLGEAQRDVLDDLGVTARQSYTTAFNGFTAKLTGAQATKLAQDPRVAAVSKAHMVKADAATLGSPGTAARPGVTAKPVPGKGSGVVVGVIDTGIWPESASFAATMPAPKGWHGTCQVGDGFPASACNGKIVGARYFADGWLQMAGSLPDGEILSARDMQGHGTHTASTAAGLPVEHAMVLGRDLGKISGVAPDAQIAVYKALWGGSGTDADIIAAIDAAVADGVDVINYSIGNMMGDYQPNTPIGNAFLNAYQAGVFVAASAGNDGMSGMISNAEPWVTTVGAAVERANEATVRLGDGTTIVGTSMDVLPGRGSTPIVFADRAGSIEDGAQFCSGGSLDPAKVKGKIVACDFDDAVGAVEEVKAKGGAGVVLFQTTGNVRLNIIYDFPTVYLWSAEQAGQIFNYLWAHRDDGTAGLTTGGDGSSLVGLPSVAGLSSYGPDQVHTGLQKPDLVADGVDVVAAVSPMAGGRLFDAYSGTSMAAPHVAGMAAILHAQHPGWTPGAVASALRTTAGDTTGTSSPLQQGSGLPLVSRATDPGLVVEPTAASLTAFAAAATPDGKELNLPSIALREYDGLHPVLVKRSFTNVGKHTETYRARVEGLSGMNVTITPKTFTVRAGATVSVTIKLARGKATWDRYTTGSLVLTSTQHRVRLTVAARPWGFTPRPYDDTGMEFGRVGGLGQGYLQPGFTGPLAARTTGYTPVTWTDNQLTTTVTGGAFAPGGVGTQGTRIVVPQGTAGLIVQTASDDPNKNLDLYLYKDGKLVERSWAFWHSNERIARFFPEPGVYMAYVHAQSTDTATVPYQLGVTTLAANANRHNATITAPPEVTRGGSGQVTLTPVGPQPDQEQWAYTEFRTGHTVVPGLLISSR; encoded by the coding sequence GTGGCCACGAGCCTTCGAGCGCTGTCGGCGCTCACTCTTTCTCTCACCCTGACCGTTGTCGGTCTGGGTGGGCCGGCGCAGGCCCGGGCGGGCACACCCCTGCCCGACCTGGGACTTCTGCGCGACGGACGCACTCCCGCGGCGCTCACCGGCGGCGCCGCGCTGCACCCGGACGCCGCCGGCCCCGCCCACACCGACGGTCAGTACGTCATCCGGCTGCGCGAGGCGCCCGTCACCTCGTACGCGGGCGGGGTCGCCGGTCTTGCCGCCACCAGGCCGGCGGCCGGGCAGGAGCTGCAGGCACACTCGGCCGCGGCGGAGAAATACCGCGCGCACCTGGGCGAGGCCCAGCGTGACGTGCTCGACGACCTCGGGGTGACAGCGCGGCAGAGCTACACCACGGCGTTCAACGGGTTCACCGCGAAGCTGACCGGCGCCCAGGCGACGAAGCTGGCCCAGGACCCGCGCGTGGCCGCCGTCAGCAAAGCGCACATGGTCAAGGCCGACGCGGCGACACTTGGCAGCCCCGGCACGGCAGCCCGGCCGGGCGTGACGGCCAAACCGGTGCCCGGCAAGGGATCCGGGGTCGTCGTCGGGGTCATCGACACCGGCATCTGGCCGGAGAGCGCATCCTTCGCGGCGACCATGCCGGCGCCGAAAGGCTGGCACGGCACCTGCCAGGTGGGTGACGGCTTCCCGGCCAGTGCCTGCAACGGCAAGATCGTCGGCGCCCGCTACTTCGCCGACGGCTGGCTGCAGATGGCCGGTTCCCTGCCCGACGGCGAGATCCTCTCCGCCCGGGACATGCAGGGACACGGCACCCACACGGCGTCGACCGCGGCCGGTCTGCCCGTCGAGCACGCGATGGTGCTCGGCCGCGACCTCGGCAAGATCTCCGGGGTGGCGCCGGACGCGCAGATCGCGGTCTACAAGGCCCTGTGGGGCGGATCCGGCACCGACGCCGACATCATCGCGGCGATCGACGCGGCGGTCGCCGATGGTGTCGACGTCATCAACTACTCCATCGGCAACATGATGGGCGACTACCAGCCGAACACCCCGATCGGCAACGCATTCCTCAACGCCTACCAGGCCGGCGTGTTCGTGGCGGCCTCGGCCGGCAACGACGGCATGTCCGGCATGATCAGCAACGCCGAGCCGTGGGTCACCACCGTGGGCGCCGCGGTCGAACGGGCCAACGAGGCCACCGTGCGCCTCGGCGACGGTACGACGATCGTCGGCACCTCGATGGACGTGCTGCCCGGACGGGGGAGCACCCCGATCGTCTTCGCCGACCGGGCCGGCTCGATCGAGGACGGCGCCCAGTTCTGCTCCGGCGGCAGCCTCGACCCCGCGAAGGTCAAGGGCAAGATCGTGGCCTGCGACTTCGACGACGCGGTCGGGGCCGTCGAGGAGGTCAAGGCCAAGGGCGGCGCGGGCGTCGTGCTCTTCCAGACGACCGGCAACGTACGCCTCAACATCATCTACGACTTCCCCACGGTCTACCTGTGGAGCGCCGAGCAGGCCGGGCAGATCTTCAACTACCTGTGGGCGCACCGCGACGACGGCACGGCCGGCCTGACAACCGGCGGTGACGGGTCGAGCCTGGTGGGCCTGCCGAGCGTGGCCGGGCTTTCCTCGTACGGGCCCGACCAGGTGCACACCGGCCTGCAGAAACCCGACCTCGTGGCCGACGGCGTCGACGTGGTCGCGGCAGTGTCCCCGATGGCCGGCGGACGGCTGTTCGACGCCTACTCCGGCACCTCGATGGCCGCGCCGCACGTGGCCGGCATGGCCGCGATCCTGCACGCCCAGCACCCCGGCTGGACGCCCGGCGCGGTGGCCTCCGCGCTGCGCACCACAGCCGGCGACACGACGGGAACCAGTAGCCCACTGCAGCAAGGCTCGGGCCTGCCGCTGGTTTCCCGCGCCACCGACCCCGGCCTGGTGGTCGAGCCGACCGCCGCCTCCCTGACCGCCTTCGCCGCCGCGGCCACGCCCGACGGCAAGGAACTCAACCTGCCCTCGATCGCCCTGCGCGAGTACGACGGCCTGCACCCCGTGCTCGTCAAACGCAGCTTCACCAACGTCGGCAAGCACACCGAAACCTACCGGGCGCGCGTCGAAGGCCTGTCCGGCATGAACGTCACGATCACCCCCAAGACCTTCACCGTACGGGCGGGGGCCACCGTGAGCGTCACGATCAAGCTGGCCCGGGGCAAAGCCACCTGGGACCGCTACACCACCGGCTCGCTGGTCCTCACCAGCACCCAGCACCGGGTACGGCTCACCGTCGCGGCCCGCCCGTGGGGATTCACGCCGCGCCCGTACGACGACACCGGCATGGAGTTCGGCCGGGTCGGCGGGCTCGGCCAGGGCTACCTGCAACCCGGCTTCACCGGCCCACTCGCGGCGCGTACCACCGGATACACCCCGGTCACCTGGACCGACAACCAGCTCACCACCACCGTGACCGGCGGGGCCTTCGCCCCCGGAGGCGTCGGGACACAGGGCACCCGGATCGTGGTGCCACAAGGAACGGCGGGCCTGATCGTGCAGACCGCCTCCGACGACCCCAACAAGAACCTCGACCTGTACCTCTACAAGGACGGCAAACTCGTCGAGCGCAGCTGGGCGTTCTGGCACAGCAACGAGCGGATCGCACGCTTCTTCCCCGAACCGGGCGTGTACATGGCGTACGTGCACGCGCAGTCAACCGACACCGCCACCGTGCCCTACCAGCTCGGCGTGACAACACTCGCAGCCAACGCCAACCGGCACAACGCAACGATCACCGCGCCGCCGGAAGTCACGCGCGGCGGATCGGGCCAAGTCACCCTGACCCCGGTCGGCCCGCAACCGGACCAGGAGCAGTGGGCCTACACCGAGTTCCGCACCGGCCACACGGTCGTACCGGGACTGCTGATCAGCTCACGCTGA
- a CDS encoding DUF3052 family protein, translating into MAGYSGTPLHRKLGIKAGHRVALLDAPAGFASALDGLPGGVVVSPALATDAPVDVIVLFVTERRVLTPRLDEARRGMAQDGGLWVAWPKRVSKVPTDVTDHVVREVALPTGLVDNKVCAIDGTWSGLRLVIRRGNRVPVG; encoded by the coding sequence ATGGCTGGTTACTCGGGTACGCCGCTGCACCGCAAGCTTGGTATCAAGGCGGGTCATCGGGTCGCGCTGCTCGACGCACCGGCCGGGTTTGCGAGCGCGCTGGATGGTCTGCCCGGCGGGGTTGTCGTGTCGCCCGCTCTGGCCACCGATGCACCGGTTGACGTGATCGTGTTGTTCGTGACCGAGCGCCGTGTGTTGACGCCGCGTCTTGACGAGGCGAGACGAGGCATGGCGCAGGACGGCGGTCTCTGGGTCGCGTGGCCGAAGCGCGTGTCGAAGGTGCCCACGGATGTCACCGATCACGTCGTCCGGGAGGTCGCGTTGCCGACCGGGTTGGTCGACAACAAGGTGTGTGCGATCGACGGGACGTGGTCGGGTCTGCGGCTGGTGATCCGCCGGGGGAACCGCGTGCCAGTTGGCTGA
- a CDS encoding helix-turn-helix domain-containing protein: MFSRWTTPILWALHEYGRQRFVELEHRLATITPKVLTQRLRQLERDGLVTRTYHAEVPPRVEYEITELGASLGPLFAHLATWADAHLPEVERARSAHDSRRHASTP; encoded by the coding sequence GTGTTCAGCCGGTGGACCACCCCGATTCTGTGGGCTCTGCACGAGTACGGCCGGCAGCGTTTCGTGGAGCTGGAGCACCGGCTGGCCACCATCACCCCGAAGGTGCTGACGCAACGCCTGCGTCAGCTGGAACGCGATGGGCTGGTCACCCGCACCTACCACGCCGAGGTGCCGCCGCGAGTCGAGTACGAGATCACCGAGCTGGGCGCCAGCCTCGGTCCCCTCTTCGCTCACCTGGCCACCTGGGCCGACGCCCATCTGCCCGAGGTGGAACGGGCACGGAGCGCCCACGACAGCAGACGACACGCCTCGACCCCGTGA
- a CDS encoding NAD(P)H-binding protein — protein sequence MYVVTGATGNVGRTLVSILAASGAVVTAVSRGRRPIVVPSGVRHHPADLADPPSLRPALTGAEAMFLLVEGAGANLDGAEISKVAADAGVQRIVLQSSQAVGTRPGAASHAPLHALEDHVRQSGLGWTILRPGGFASNALAWAGPVRTGRQVAAPFGEIGLPVIDPDDIAEVAAMTLHGGHDGRTYELTGPELSTPRQRAADLAAALGEPIRFVDQSPDEARHQMLAFMPAPVVDGTLAILGSPTGHEQRISPDVARVLNRPPQPFAAWATRTIDAFR from the coding sequence ATGTACGTCGTAACAGGTGCGACCGGCAACGTAGGCCGGACGCTGGTGTCGATCCTCGCGGCGTCAGGGGCCGTGGTCACCGCGGTGTCCCGGGGCCGACGCCCGATCGTGGTCCCGAGCGGAGTTCGCCACCACCCCGCAGACCTCGCGGACCCGCCAAGCCTGCGTCCAGCACTCACCGGCGCCGAGGCCATGTTCCTTCTGGTGGAAGGCGCCGGCGCGAACCTCGACGGGGCTGAGATCAGCAAGGTGGCCGCCGACGCCGGGGTGCAGCGGATCGTGCTGCAATCCTCGCAAGCCGTCGGCACCCGGCCGGGAGCGGCGTCGCACGCCCCGCTGCACGCCTTGGAGGACCACGTACGCCAATCGGGCCTGGGCTGGACGATCCTGCGCCCCGGCGGTTTCGCCTCCAACGCCCTGGCCTGGGCCGGCCCGGTGCGGACCGGCCGCCAGGTAGCCGCACCCTTCGGTGAGATCGGTCTGCCGGTCATCGACCCCGACGACATCGCCGAGGTGGCCGCCATGACCCTGCACGGCGGTCACGACGGTCGTACCTATGAGCTCACCGGTCCGGAATTGAGCACGCCCCGCCAACGTGCTGCCGATCTCGCGGCGGCGCTCGGCGAGCCGATCCGTTTCGTCGACCAGTCACCGGATGAGGCCCGCCACCAGATGCTGGCATTCATGCCGGCGCCGGTGGTCGACGGCACGCTGGCGATCCTCGGCTCACCAACCGGCCACGAGCAGCGCATCAGCCCCGACGTAGCGCGGGTATTGAACCGGCCCCCGCAGCCCTTCGCCGCTTGGGCCACCCGCACCATCGACGCTTTCCGCTGA
- a CDS encoding alpha/beta hydrolase, with the protein MSRRVLIDPDARGPLEELLAAMPGGFNAIPDIVERRAALASLFAPVEAPDRPGVVVEDRSVPGASGAPALSVRVYRPAGRSSEALPGIYFIHGGGMVMGDLDGEDAIATMLCDRVGAVVVAVDYRLAPEHPHPAPVEDCYTGLCWTAEHAAELGVDADRLAVYGGSAGGGLAIATALMARDRHGPRLAFMMPIYPMIDDRNETDSSYEICDIGVWDRSANTEAWAWYLNGKPADQYAAPARAVDVKGLPPTFIDVGTVDLFRDEDIAFAQRLMAAGVPVELHVHPGSYHGAEIFAGGTALAERIWALRVDALRRALH; encoded by the coding sequence GTGTCGCGTCGGGTTTTGATTGATCCGGATGCCCGGGGGCCGCTGGAGGAGCTGCTGGCGGCTATGCCGGGTGGGTTCAATGCCATCCCTGACATCGTGGAGCGGCGGGCTGCGCTGGCGTCGTTGTTCGCGCCGGTCGAGGCCCCGGACAGGCCGGGTGTGGTCGTGGAGGATCGCTCTGTTCCGGGGGCGAGCGGCGCGCCTGCTCTTTCCGTACGGGTGTATCGGCCGGCCGGACGCAGCAGCGAGGCGCTGCCGGGGATCTATTTCATCCATGGCGGCGGCATGGTCATGGGGGATCTGGACGGCGAGGATGCCATTGCCACGATGCTGTGTGACCGGGTTGGCGCGGTGGTGGTGGCGGTGGATTATCGGCTAGCTCCGGAGCATCCCCATCCGGCGCCGGTCGAGGACTGTTATACCGGGTTGTGCTGGACGGCCGAGCATGCCGCCGAGTTGGGTGTCGATGCGGATCGGCTGGCGGTCTACGGGGGTAGTGCGGGTGGTGGACTGGCCATCGCGACGGCGTTGATGGCACGGGATCGGCACGGGCCGCGGCTGGCGTTCATGATGCCGATCTATCCGATGATCGATGACCGCAACGAGACGGATTCGAGTTACGAGATCTGTGACATCGGGGTGTGGGACAGGTCGGCAAACACTGAGGCGTGGGCGTGGTATCTGAACGGTAAGCCAGCTGATCAGTACGCGGCGCCGGCGCGGGCGGTGGACGTGAAGGGGTTGCCGCCGACGTTCATCGATGTGGGTACGGTGGATCTGTTCCGCGATGAGGACATCGCGTTCGCGCAGCGGTTGATGGCTGCGGGCGTACCGGTGGAATTGCATGTTCATCCGGGCAGTTACCACGGGGCGGAGATCTTCGCGGGGGGCACTGCCCTGGCGGAACGGATTTGGGCGTTGCGGGTCGACGCTTTGCGGCGTGCCTTGCATTAG